The Leptolyngbyaceae cyanobacterium DNA segment TTTGGATTAAAACCCCAATCCAATCGAAAAGCCGATGTTTGGGTTTTTTCAAGGTAGCGATCGCTTTGGTAGTGCCAGCTAATTTTCTCCTGCTGACAAACCTTCAGGTGTTTTCACACAGCATCAAGTCCTTAGTTTTCGCCGACTGCGGACAAGACTAACCTCATGTCTGGGAGATCGACAAAAATGAAAAAATATCAGTTTCACGATGAATATACATTAGCAGAAACAGCAGAAGAATTAGGAAAAAAGGCTTTGGCCTTAGGGCTGCTCCGTAGTTTTGTAGTCCGTTATTTCCCAGATAGCAGACAATTCTACATCCCTAATGAAAATGAAAGTGAACCCCTAACCCCAGAAAGAGCGTACCTTCAACTAAAAAGATTAATTGAAAATAGCGGGAAGGCGTGAATTGAGGGAATGGGGGGGATGGGGAGATAAATACAATTAATTTTCATACTTCATACTTCATCCTTTATCCTTCATACTTTTTCCCTCTCCCTAATAATAAATAAAGGAGTCGCAGCAGTGGAATTAAAACCAATCAACGAGCAAGTAGTGGCAGTAGTAGGAGCTTCTAGCGGTATTGGGAGGGATACAGCCCTGCAATTCGCCAAAAAAGGCGCAAAAGTGGTAGTTTCTGCCCGTAGCGAATCGGGGTTGCAATCTTTAGTAGAGGAAATTCGCGGTTTTGGCGGGGAAGCGATCGCACATTTGGCAGATGTAGCAGACTTTGCACAAGTAAATGCGATCGCAGACACAGCCATTGCACAGTACGGACGACTCGATACTTGGGTGCATCTCTCGGCAACTGGTGCGATCGCACCCTTCGATCGAATTACCCCAGAAGAATTCAAGCGCATTATCGATGTCAACACTTTATAATTTTCCGACAATGGCAATATCAAGCCTGCTTGCAGTGCATTCCACAAAGATGTTGCCGTGGCTGAAGCAGATGACTCATTAACGATAGCGAGAACATTTAAGCTAAATAAGTTGCCAATACAAGCAGTCAATTTTAATACTTCCTGAGTATCTTCCGGCAGTTTTTTAATATTCCTAGCAACTAATTCAACAATGTTATAATCAGCAATGCCAATTGCTTGAATTTGCTTAACGTCCCACTGCCAACAACCGTTGTTGAAGTCATAATTTAACATGATGAATACCCAATATTTGATGATCGATCGAACCTTCAATTAAGTTAAATAATCCCGCACCGAGCATTAACGAACCACCAAAAGTTTTGAGAAATAAAGGAAATTTAGCATTAGATGCCGCACGCCATAAAAATACTACTCCAGCTACGGTAAGCACGTAATCAAGTAGGTGAAATAAGCCATCCCAAAGAGTATTTATTTCTATATCGGAAGGATCGATGCTGGTGAGCATATGATGCCATTGCAGAATTTGATGTAATACAATTCCATCAAAAAATCCGGCAGCACCCATACCCAACAGGATACCAGCCGCAATTAAATTTACTACTCGATCTGGTTGTTTCTCCATAAGACTCCGAATAAAAGCTGTTAATTTAATGATATAAATCTATTTCAAAAAAACAAGGCTTGCCCTGAAAAAGCGAGCCTTGTTTTGAAAAACCAATCTAACTGTAATCGGATCAATTTTTACTTCCTTATTGGCTTGGTAAAGAGTATTCCGGCTTGCTACCGTATAGTTCGACAAATCTGCGATAAAGCCACATAGTTTCATGGGTAGGAAGCTTATGGGAAGAGAGTAAGCGATCGATCTTTTTTTCTGCTAGTTTGCGTAAGTATGGCAAGTCTTCAAAAAGGGTCAAACAAGAGGCAATATGCAGGAGGATCTGCAATATTGGTTTTGGCCAATTTAAGTTGCTGTAAATATCTATAAATAGCTTGTGTTCCTTGCTATTTATATCTTCTACGTGAAAGATGACGATCATTCTCTTATCGCCGTACACCGGAATATTGAGTTCAACCGTATTGCGATCGTGTAAAATTAACATTACTTCTGCGATCGGTTGTCGCCAAATCCGCAAAGCATTCAGCGGAGAATCTACAATAGTTTGAAACTTAACCATACCACCGATGGCCGTAGCCTGAAAATCAGTAACTTTCAGGATTCTTAAATTATTTAAGCTAAAACTGTGAACGTTTTCTAAATGTTTTAAATTAAGCAAATGATAGATTTGGCAGATAGGAGAAAAAGGTAAAAGATATTCTTGGCTGATCAGGTGGTAATTTTGTAACTCCCGTTTTCTCGCTTGAGTCGGACATCGATTGACTTCTCGTTGGTGATAACTTAAATTTGGCTGAGATATGGCGAGAGAACCTTCATCATTTATTTGAAAGCTTTCTTCAGGCTTCAAACACAGCCAACTTAGTAAAAAGAAAGAAGCGGTAAATAACTGTGCCAGTTCTAAAGCAGATAGATAACCATCAGCAAGTGAAGCAAAACTGCGATCGGCAATCCCGAATATCCAAGATGGGATACCTAAAAGCCAGATACTACTCCGCAGGTTAGCTATAAATATAGAAAATTGTAATGATTGATTGGTGTTCATAATTTTTCTCCTTATATACCTTATAGTTAATAAATTTAAATAATGTGTCTGACCCTAGAGGTAAAAATACGGAATGGAAACAATTAATACAAACTACAACTTAAGAAAGATACCTATATCTAGAGAAATACGACTTATTAAGAATAATTTGAAAGAATTGTTTTGTAGCGTTTATTCCGTCAATAAGTAATTGTATTTTTCTGTTTTCGTCGTTCGGAACAAGACAACTTTAGCCAAGAATAACCCTGAAAACATTAAAATGCTGAGCCTGGTAAAAAATCAATTATAGATAAAAAACTTTTTTCTACATCTATCTTGAGTTCAGTAATAAGTACTTATCAATTTTGCATTCAGATAAAAAACATTTTTTAGGTGTCAGAAGTTAAAGTACTTATCTTTTCTTTCTTGAATTGAGAATAATTTTTTCTTGTTACCGATTTTCAGCTTAGACTCGCCTATTACAGCACAGCTTGAAAAAGGCTTGTTCCCATAGGCAGACGAGCAGGCAATTTTACAGAGATAGATTGTAAGGAATACTCTTTCTTTTAGTACCGATGTCGGTTTTTACCTAAATGGCAGCAAAAATAATTATAGAGGAGTACACAATATGACTTTATTGACCGTAGATGAACTGAGGAATTTGGTAGAGCAGCCTCAAGGTTTGTGCGTTTCTATTTATATGCCTTTTTTCCACCGGGTTAACGATGGATTAAAAAAATATTTAGTCGGTAAAAAAGCACCTTTAGTGTTAGCAGCAGTAGAGTACCTTTTTGCCATTTACGGAGAAGCAAATAGCTATCCCCATTTGCTCGGTGAAGGAATTAAGGGTAACGCGGAATTAGCGAAACCAGAAGAGCTACAAGCAGAAGGTTGGAAGATTGTCGAACCGCTGTTTTTGCAATCTTGGGAAAATGCGATCGATCGCTATCGCGAATTGGCGTCGGTGCAGAAAGCAACTAATGACATCAAAGAAGCCGTTCCCGCTGCATATTACGGACGAGTAGAGCAGTTGTTCGTAGCCGTAGGCGTTCAACAGTGGGGAAATTTCGATCCCCAAACCAATACAGTTTATTTACATTCAGAAGCAGAAATCGGTGACGAAGATTTGTTAGATTCAGCCGCCATTCAAACCATTTTAAATGGTGGAACTGTTTATGCAGTTGAGCCAGACAAAGTACCAGATAACGCACCTTTAGCAGCGGTATTCCGTTATTAATTAAGTTGGTCATCGGTCATTAGTCATCAGTCATTTGTTTAAAGGAGATCGGCAAATGGAAATCATGGAACAAAATACCACTAGTCAACCAGAAAAAAATGTCGGCGATGGAGAACGCTGGGCATCTTTAATTGGTGGCGGCGCACTCGTACTTTACGGTTTATCACAACGCTCTCTGCGGGGTGCGTTGATGGCACTAGCAGGTGGGGGTTTAGTGTATCGCGGTGTAGCTGCTCAAACTAGTCTGCAAGAAGCAACGGGAATGAATAAAACCATGAAAGTTGAAAAGACCGTGACCATTAATAAATCGCCAGCAGAGTTGTATAGTTTCTGGCACGATTTTGAGAATTTACCCCGGTTTATGAAACATCTTAAATTCGTGAGAGTGATTGATGAAAAACGCTCTCATTGGATTGCTAATGCACCGATGGATAATAGCGTTGAATGGGATGCAGAAATTATCAAAGATGAAGAAAACAAGCTGATTGCTTGGGCTTCTGTGGAAGGTGCAGATATTGATAATTCTGGTTTTGTTCGCTTTCAACCAGCACCGAAGGGACGGGGTACAGAAGTGAAAGTGGTGATTGAATACGATCCGCCTGGTGGTGCTATTGGTGCTGCGATCGCAAAACTCTTCGGTGAAGAACCAGAACAACAAATTGGCGACGATCTGCGCCGCTTCAAACAATTAATGGAAGCCGGAGAAATTGCCACTACAGAAGGTCAACCTAGTTGTCGGGGATAGAATTTAGGAGTCAGAATTCCG contains these protein-coding regions:
- a CDS encoding SDR family NAD(P)-dependent oxidoreductase; protein product: MELKPINEQVVAVVGASSGIGRDTALQFAKKGAKVVVSARSESGLQSLVEEIRGFGGEAIAHLADVADFAQVNAIADTAIAQYGRLDTWVHLSATGAIAPFDRITPEEFKRIIDVNTL
- a CDS encoding DUF2243 domain-containing protein, with the protein product MEKQPDRVVNLIAAGILLGMGAAGFFDGIVLHQILQWHHMLTSIDPSDIEINTLWDGLFHLLDYVLTVAGVVFLWRAASNAKFPLFLKTFGGSLMLGAGLFNLIEGSIDHQILGIHHVKL
- a CDS encoding SRPBCC family protein gives rise to the protein MEIMEQNTTSQPEKNVGDGERWASLIGGGALVLYGLSQRSLRGALMALAGGGLVYRGVAAQTSLQEATGMNKTMKVEKTVTINKSPAELYSFWHDFENLPRFMKHLKFVRVIDEKRSHWIANAPMDNSVEWDAEIIKDEENKLIAWASVEGADIDNSGFVRFQPAPKGRGTEVKVVIEYDPPGGAIGAAIAKLFGEEPEQQIGDDLRRFKQLMEAGEIATTEGQPSCRG